One region of Nitrospirota bacterium genomic DNA includes:
- a CDS encoding adenosylhomocysteinase, with protein sequence MDFDIKDIGLADKGRLRIEWAEQNMPVLRLIRERFKKEKPLKGVRITSCLHVTTETACLVQALKEGGADAVLCASNPLSTQDDVAASLVKHSGIPVFAIKGEDNDTYYKHMNSALDLNPNITMDDGADVVSLLHSKRTDLLPDVIGGTEETTTGVIRLKSMANEGVLRYPIIAVNDALTKHLFDNRYGTGQSTIDGILRATNRLIAGTVVVVAGYGWCGKGVAMRAKGLGGDVVIAEIDPLKALEAVMDGFRVMPMSAASKIGDFFVTVTGDINVLREEHFKAMKDGAIVCNSGHFNVEIDIPALRKLSKKRRVIREFVEEYTMKDGRRINLLGEGRLINLAAAEGHPSSVMDMSFANQALAAEYMVKKGNKLENNVYPVPANIDREIARLKLNALGIKIDKLTKEQQIYLASWEMGT encoded by the coding sequence AAGGGGAGGCTCCGTATAGAATGGGCTGAACAGAATATGCCTGTACTGAGGCTTATCAGGGAGAGGTTCAAAAAAGAAAAGCCGTTGAAGGGGGTCAGAATTACATCATGCCTTCATGTAACAACTGAGACAGCTTGTCTTGTTCAGGCGCTAAAGGAGGGGGGCGCTGATGCAGTGCTTTGTGCATCAAATCCGCTTAGCACCCAGGATGACGTTGCTGCTTCTTTAGTCAAACATTCAGGAATCCCTGTGTTCGCAATTAAAGGTGAGGACAATGATACCTATTACAAGCATATGAATTCCGCATTAGACCTCAATCCCAATATAACCATGGATGATGGAGCAGATGTCGTTTCATTATTGCACTCAAAAAGAACCGACTTACTGCCGGATGTAATTGGCGGGACGGAAGAGACAACTACGGGAGTAATACGGTTAAAGAGCATGGCCAACGAAGGTGTCCTGAGATATCCTATTATCGCAGTCAATGATGCATTGACCAAACATCTTTTTGATAACAGATATGGGACTGGACAGAGTACAATTGACGGGATCCTCAGGGCCACTAACAGGCTAATAGCAGGCACTGTAGTTGTCGTTGCTGGTTACGGCTGGTGTGGCAAGGGTGTTGCGATGCGGGCTAAAGGGCTGGGTGGAGATGTTGTGATTGCAGAAATAGATCCGTTGAAGGCACTTGAGGCTGTAATGGATGGTTTCAGGGTGATGCCTATGTCCGCTGCATCCAAAATCGGCGACTTCTTTGTGACAGTAACAGGCGATATTAATGTATTAAGAGAAGAGCATTTTAAGGCTATGAAAGATGGCGCAATCGTTTGTAACTCAGGTCATTTTAATGTTGAGATAGATATACCTGCCTTACGGAAACTAAGTAAAAAGAGAAGGGTTATAAGAGAATTTGTAGAGGAGTATACCATGAAAGATGGAAGGCGGATCAATCTCCTGGGAGAAGGCAGGCTGATTAACCTTGCAGCTGCAGAAGGACACCCATCGAGTGTCATGGATATGAGCTTTGCAAACCAGGCGCTTGCAGCGGAATATATGGTGAAGAAGGGCAATAAGCTTGAAAACAATGTATATCCTGTTCCGGCAAATATAGACAGAGAGATCGCAAGACTGAAGTTAAACGCCTTAGGGATAAAGATAGACAAACTTACCAAAGAGCAACAGATATATCTTGCTTCATGGGAGATGGGAACCTGA
- a CDS encoding response regulator, producing LTAYDGEQAISLLDQLNFDLVITDLKMPRFDGMEVLRRAKEKDPDIEVVILTGHGTMDSVVEALRDGGAFDYLQKPLHNIKQLSFVTKKALERKRLRLENKKLIEALNDTNSRLKGKLTRVSRDLAGVVQLISSSSEKEIKNTVVPSLEAIIAVLNSDEMN from the coding sequence TTAACAGCTTATGACGGAGAGCAGGCAATATCCCTTCTTGACCAGCTCAATTTCGATCTTGTTATCACTGACTTAAAAATGCCAAGGTTCGATGGTATGGAAGTACTCAGAAGGGCTAAAGAAAAGGACCCTGATATAGAGGTAGTTATCCTTACCGGGCATGGGACCATGGACAGTGTGGTTGAGGCTTTACGGGACGGCGGTGCTTTTGATTATTTACAGAAGCCGTTGCATAATATTAAACAACTGAGTTTTGTTACAAAAAAGGCACTTGAAAGAAAACGTTTACGTCTCGAGAATAAGAAACTGATCGAGGCTCTTAATGACACTAATTCAAGGTTAAAAGGGAAATTGACCCGGGTTTCAAGAGATCTTGCAGGAGTTGTACAATTAATTTCGTCATCATCGGAAAAAGAGATAAAAAACACTGTAGTACCATCATTGGAAGCTATCATCGCCGTATTGAACAGCGATGAAATGAATTGA